In the genome of Aequorivita sp. H23M31, the window TGCTTTTGTTTTTGGGCTGAAGTTTTTAAACATTATAGGAATGTAATCATACACTCTGAATTTCCTTTTCCAAATGATTACTACACTGTAGTAGAAGGTTTTTCAACACAGCGGTAAAAGTCCTAGGGTGATAAGTTGCCACGAGTGCACTAATTTTTTTAAACCATATTAATGTATTCGTACATTGGGGGTATAATCAACGGAATTTAATTTTATTTAATCACTAGCGTTCTACAAAGAAATTCAGGATTTTCCAATATCATTTAAGTTCAAGATTGGCTAAATAGCTTCACTAGAATAAGATTTTAATGAGGTGGACTGAAAACGTCTAATAAATTCTCCAGTGTAAATCTATCAGGCGCAAATAATTGTGTTTTTTCAGCTATTTACTTTCCAGCGACTTTTTTGCGTTTTCTGTAGAAATCAAATGCAAACCAGGCTATAACTAAAATAATAAAGTACATCAAATAAGAAACCGGTTTCCCATGCCCGCTAACGGTTGTAAAAATCCGCTCCCAACGTACCCTCTTGTTAATGCCATCCCAGCTCATCCAGATAAATACTGGTTTTCCTACAACGTGATTAAACGGTACAAACCCCCAAGTTCTGGCGTCCTCACTGTTGTTTCGGTTGTCTCCCATCATCCAATAATAATCCATTTTAAAGGTATATTCAGAGATTGGATTTCCGTTCAATAATATTTCTGTCCCATTTTGGGTGATTTTATTTTCAATTCCCAGCTCACTTCCTTCATATACTTCAATCACCCTTTTATACAACGGTAAAGTTTCGGGTGTAATGGCAACCGTAGCGCCTTTTTGAGGAATATATAGTGGACCGAAGAAATCATTATTCCAAGCATAGGCTTCGTTATTTGGAAAAACACTTCTATCCCATTGACCTTTGTTTCCTTTTAATGGAATCACTTCCAATACACTTGGATTGTTTCTGATTTTATCCAAAGATTCCTCCGAGATAGCTCTAAAATAATATACGCTGTTCTGCTGGTCGTATTCATAACCATCAGTAATATCATACCTATCCACAAGCAGCTGCGGATTGATTTGACCGTTAGTTCTAAGGGCATAACGAAATTGAAGTTTTGCTCGATCCGGCAATTGGTTTTTCTGTCCATTGATAAAAACATAACCGTCGCGAACTTCAAGAGAATCTCCTGGAAGTCCTACGCAACGTTTAACATAGTTGGATTTTTTATCAATTGGTTTGTAATAATATTTTCCATCACCATATTGCTGAAAAGCATTTACGGTATCTACGGGCCAGTTAAATACCACAATCTCATTACGCTCTATATCCTGAAATCCTGGAAACCTGAAATATGGAATCTGGGGCTTGGAAAGATATGATTTTGTGTGTACAATTGGAATGGTATCATGAACCATGGGAAAGGCAATAGGCGTCATAGGTGCACGCGCTCCGTAATGAAATTTGCTCACAAAAAGAAAATCCCCAACCAATAAGGTTTTTTCCAAGGAGGATGTCGGGATAGTAAAGGGCTGCATAAAATACGTATGCACAATGGTTGCAGCTACAACGGCAAAAAGAATGGAACTCACCCATTCTCCAGTAGCAGTACGAGGTTTCAAACTTCTATTTTCTATAAGAGAAACCTTTTGGGTGTAATTGATATAATAAATGTACAACCCTAAAGTAATGAGGACCAAAACTGTGTCCGTTGTTGAATTCCGTCCAAAACTGCGAATGGTTTCCACCCAAACCACTGGAAACATTATTAGATTTACGATAGGCACGAACAGAAGAATCGTCCACCACCATGGCCGATTGATGATTTTCATCAAAACCACGGCATTGTAAACTGGGACAGCAGCTTCCCAAGCTTTTTTTCCCGCAATTTGGTATAGTCTCCACGTTCCCGCAAAATGCACGACCTGAACTATTAAGAAAAATATAAACCAACCTATCCAACTCATCGTCTAAATGTTATTCGTTATTTTGTTATTCTCAAATTCATCACTTCAATCCTTTTACGGCCCTCTGGGTAACGTCGTAATTTCAACATT includes:
- the lepB gene encoding signal peptidase I; protein product: MSWIGWFIFFLIVQVVHFAGTWRLYQIAGKKAWEAAVPVYNAVVLMKIINRPWWWTILLFVPIVNLIMFPVVWVETIRSFGRNSTTDTVLVLITLGLYIYYINYTQKVSLIENRSLKPRTATGEWVSSILFAVVAATIVHTYFMQPFTIPTSSLEKTLLVGDFLFVSKFHYGARAPMTPIAFPMVHDTIPIVHTKSYLSKPQIPYFRFPGFQDIERNEIVVFNWPVDTVNAFQQYGDGKYYYKPIDKKSNYVKRCVGLPGDSLEVRDGYVFINGQKNQLPDRAKLQFRYALRTNGQINPQLLVDRYDITDGYEYDQQNSVYYFRAISEESLDKIRNNPSVLEVIPLKGNKGQWDRSVFPNNEAYAWNNDFFGPLYIPQKGATVAITPETLPLYKRVIEVYEGSELGIENKITQNGTEILLNGNPISEYTFKMDYYWMMGDNRNNSEDARTWGFVPFNHVVGKPVFIWMSWDGINKRVRWERIFTTVSGHGKPVSYLMYFIILVIAWFAFDFYRKRKKVAGK